Genomic DNA from Aerosakkonema funiforme FACHB-1375:
TGAAGACTCCGCTCGCACTCAAGAAGCAATAGACAACACGAAGAATGCTTTGGAAAGTGCTATTGATGGCATCAAAGATGCTTTTGGCAAGTAAAAAATAGTTACTAATTTGAAATATCGATGTACGTTGAAATATGTTCAATGTACATCGGTTGGCTTATTTTAGTATCAAAAAAACAGCACAAAATGCTTACCTAAAATTTAAAATCGATGGATGGGAATTTCAATTACAAATTCTGTCCCCTTGCCCAGTTCGGAATTACAATTTAACTGGCCACCATGTTTTTCGACTACAATCTGGTAGGAAATAAACAACCCCAAACCCGTACCCGAACCTACGGGTTTAGTGGTAAAAAAAGGCTCGAATATTTTAGAGAGGATTGGTTGATTCATGCCGATACCGTTATCTGCGATCGCTATAGCTATGCGTTCTGAATTAATCTGATAAGTCCGAATCGAAATTGTTGGCTGTTGACTGTATCCTTTCTTATATCCTTCCACCAAAGCATCAATAGAATTATTGAGCAGATTCATAAACACTTGGTTTAATTCGCCTGGGTAACAATTGATTAAAGGCAACTGCCCGTACTCTTTATTAACTTCAATTTCGAGAATTTTTCCTTGTCCTTCTTCCTTGGTGCAAGTCGGAGAATGCAGACGATGCTGTAAAAGCAGCAGCGTACTATCGATACCGGAATGAATGTCTACTTGTTTGGCGGCGCTTTCATCGAGGCGAGAAAAATTCCTGAGCGATCGCACTATTTCGCTGATGCGTAATGCCCCCAGACTCATGGAAGTGAGAATTTTTGGCAAATCTTCTCTGATAAAGTCTAACTCTATTTCTTCGGTAATTTTTTTTACTTTCGCTGTTGGATTTGGGTATTCTTCCTGATATATCTGAATCAAATCTAGCAGATTTTGAATGTAATTACAAGTATATTCAACGTTGCCGTAAATGAAATTAATCGGGTTGTTAATCTCATGGGCAATTCCCGCTACCATCTGCCCCAAACCAGACATTTTTTCACTTTGAATTAGTTGAGCTTGAGTTTGTTGTAGCGAGTGCAAAGTCAGATGTAATTGATGGGCTTGCTCTCTTAACTGCGTTTCCGATTGACGCAAAGCTTCTTCTGCTAATTTGCGATCGGTGATATCCTGTATAGCGCCAAACAGCTTAATCGTTTTACCTTCATAGTTTTTAATAGCCTGTCCTTTGCCCACCACATATTTGATACAATCAGGACGGACGATCCGAAATTCTATTTCATAGGATTTTCCTTTATGAATAGCTGACTCTATTGCAGTATTTAAAAGTTTCCAGTCATCTGGATGAATCAACTGTTGGTGTTCTGAAAAAGTAGGTTCTAGTTGCTCTGGATGACGCCCGAAAATGCGAAATACTTCATCAGACCAAGTAATTTTATCTGCGTTCAAATCAAATTCCCAGTTACCTAAATGTGCCAATCTTTCAGCCTCAGCCAGACGAGCTTCTTTCGCTTTTAATTGCCGCGTGCGCTCTTCTACCCGCTGTTCCAGTTTATGGGAATAATCTTCTAATTGCCGATTGGCTGTGGCTAAATTTTCGTAAAGTATTGCATTTTCTAATGAAATAGCAGCTTGAGTAGAAATTATGTTTAATATCTTCAACCTGTCTAAAGTAAAAGCACCGACAATCAGATCGTTTTCTAAGTAAAGAATAGCGATAAATTTGCCTTGATTAAAAATAGGCTGGCATAAGATAGATTTAGTTTTGTGCCTTACAATATAAGAATCGCTGGTAAATCTTCCTTGCGTGCTAGCATCGCTTAAAACTACATTTGATTTGGTTCTCAACACATAGTTTATTACTGTTAATGGCAAATTTTGGTTAGATTCCAATGGCATAGATTGCCGTACAACAACTTCTTCTGTATCTACGGATGCAACAGCTTCGATCGCTATTTTTTTACCTTTAGGCAAAAGTAAGAATCCTTTTCTAGCGCCGGCATTCTCTATTGAAATTTTGATTAAAGAAGCCAGTAGTTTATCTAACTGGATTTCTCCCGATATTGCTTGCGTTGCTTTTACCACTGTAGCCAAATCCAGCATTGAATCTGTGGAATTATTAACAGTAGTTGCAGTCGATACTGTCGAAAATTGGTTGCTGGATTGCATCAAGTTTAAATTGGGAGCTTCTGTGCGGTAAATTAGATCTGGATATCTTGATTCCAAATCTTTAAGTTTTGCCACCGCACCCCAGCGCATATAGGCATAGTAAGCATCAGTCATGTAAGTTTTAGCAATTTTTTGCCTACCAAGTCCCAAATGAAACTCTGCGGCTAGTTCGCAAGCTAAAGCTTCTTCTTGCACATATCCTTGTTTGATAGCGCCGTGGATTGCTCTTTCATACAAATCCATTGCTTTTTCATTTTGCCCCAAAGCTTTGGCTTTCTCTGCTTCTACTAGATCGTATTTATGCTGAAAGTTACAGGGAGCAAAAGATGCCCAATTTTCTAACATTTTTTGGTTTTCTTCCATAATTTCCAGTTGGGTATTTGTTTGCGGGTATTGTGCTAAGATAGCCAGAGATTGGTAAAAATTGAGTTCGGAAACGTAGTGGGTGCCACCAACAGAGGAGATGTGCTGTTTTGCTAATGCGGCATTAGTAACGGCTCCGTCATATTGTTTAAATAAATACAAAATAATTGTTTTAGCTATGTAGAGAATGGCTAGCAAGCTATCATTATGAGTTGCTTGTAAATATAGCAAAGTTTCTTCTTCATTTAAAGCATCCCCAATCAAAATATAGTTATCGATCGCGCCTCCTCTTAGGTTTAATACAAATTGTTTCCATATTTTTAGTGCGATCGAGGTACTATTTTGTTTAAAACTGCTCACTAATTCAATGTATTTAGAGCATCTTTCTTCGACTAATTCTAAATTTAAACCACCAAACAAAGAAAAGGTACAATAGTGAAGGGTAGAGTAGCAGGTATAATCTATATCTCCAGTTTCTAGACCGCTTTGAATTCCTTCAAGTAGAGGCTCTAGCATTTCGAGAAATGGTTCTTTCCAGTGCCTTACCATTGTATTAAATAATAAATAAACTTTAGATTTTAGCTCTTTAGCATTAAATCGATCCAACAGTTTTACGCTTAGTTGCCCAAATTGGTATCCATCGTTAAAATTAAACAATACTGCACTCATAAGTTTGGCATATTCTGCATATACCAGTGGAGCTAAAGGAGAGTTGCCATATTCAATACATAGCTCTACCATTTTAAAAATAACTAATAAATAAAGATGGGGAGATGTCACATTAACTGGAATAGCGATCGCACATAAAATTCGGACTGCCGCCATTTTATCTAGATCTGTCATTAACGGGAGATTTTGTAAATCTTGAATATGCTTAATTTTTCGGTTTAATCGCTCGTAAAGAATGTCTGGTAAGTTTTTTTCAGTTTTTAGTTGATTGTCCAGAGTAACTCCTAGCATTGCTAAAACTTCCAAGCCTGTGTCTCTAGCTTGGAGCATTTTATTTTGATAATAATACAACTCAATTAATTTGTAGTAAATTTTAACTTTATCGAGCAAACTTTTGGCTTGCAATAAAACTATTTTGGCTAAGTTTTCCGCTTCTTCAAAGTGGGTGTTAAGGTATTGCGCTTCTATGGCTGACTCATAAATTGTCAAGCTCAAGTCGTAGCAATTTTCCCAACAATCGGCAGCTAAAAGTTCCAAAGCAACATTCAAGTACCTAAGTGCGGCTTCGTAAGCAGTTGCGGCTTTAGCTTTTTCAGCAGCGACATAATTAAGATGAGCTAGTTCGCATTTTTCTGATTCTTCGGTAATTAAATCGACTCCGAAATTAAGTTGATTTACCAGTGCGAAAATATTTTCTTTTTGTTGTTCTGGCGTAGTATGTTTTAGTAAGAGTTGACCGATCTGGAAATGAGTAGATTTTTTTTCTGTTTCTGGAATTAGAGAATAAGCTGCTTGCTGGACGCGATCGTGCAAAAATTTATAGGGTATGTGCAAAGAATTACCAGCATTGAAAACGATATCATCAAGTTGTTCGTTATCCGATATTTCAGGCACGAAAAACAATGGTATTTTGTAAGCATCATTTAACGGCAAAATTAACCCTGCTTGCAGTGCTGACCAAAGTAGTGCTGAGGTAATTAAAGGAGATTCTTCATTGACGATCGCCAGCACATCTAAACTAAAGCGATTGCCGAGACAAGCAGCCAATTTTGATACTTTTTGGCTACTTTCTGGCAGTTTTTCAATCTGGCTGGTGATTAACTCAATCACCGTTTTATCAGTAATCCCAATTGCTTGAATTTCTTCAATATCCCACTCCCACTGCCGCTTATTA
This window encodes:
- a CDS encoding protein kinase domain-containing protein, encoding MLYIPGYQVISKIYQGIHTIVYQALRESDGQPVILKMLASEHPRIEQVTRLRQEYKITKDLNIKGIVKALEIKEFGNKFVLVLEYFQGVSIREIIYLRSLHIKEILEIGIKLASTLAELHKNQIVHKDIKPHNILINLPTKQVKLNDFGIASSLSKETQNNSHPNQLSGTLAYMPPEQTGRMNRSIDYRSDFYSLGATFYEMLTGELPFKTTDALELIHCHIAVQPVPPVEINSRIPQVVSDIVMKLMAKTAEDRYQSAEGLKVDLENCLDRLEKTGKIEYFTIGREDLSSQLLIPQKLYGRQAEVEQLLASFVRVACPEDNPISNGNAEIILVTGYSGIGKSALVNEIHKAIVRQRGYFISGKYDQFKRNIPYAALIEAFTELIRLLLTESQSEIENWKQNILAALGEQGRIVTAVIPELELIIGEQPEVPELGLTESQNRFHRVFKQFIYVFTQKSHPLVIFLDDLQWVDSASLNLIYLLMTDPDTQYLLLIGAYRDSEVSATHPLIDTLDKIRETSDYLTTITLKPLKIDDYKQLIADTFAKTDSRQRVTILAELLYSKTQGNPFFLIQLLKNLYQEKLIVYNFNKRQWEWDIEEIQAIGITDKTVIELITSQIEKLPESSQKVSKLAACLGNRFSLDVLAIVNEESPLITSALLWSALQAGLILPLNDAYKIPLFFVPEISDNEQLDDIVFNAGNSLHIPYKFLHDRVQQAAYSLIPETEKKSTHFQIGQLLLKHTTPEQQKENIFALVNQLNFGVDLITEESEKCELAHLNYVAAEKAKAATAYEAALRYLNVALELLAADCWENCYDLSLTIYESAIEAQYLNTHFEEAENLAKIVLLQAKSLLDKVKIYYKLIELYYYQNKMLQARDTGLEVLAMLGVTLDNQLKTEKNLPDILYERLNRKIKHIQDLQNLPLMTDLDKMAAVRILCAIAIPVNVTSPHLYLLVIFKMVELCIEYGNSPLAPLVYAEYAKLMSAVLFNFNDGYQFGQLSVKLLDRFNAKELKSKVYLLFNTMVRHWKEPFLEMLEPLLEGIQSGLETGDIDYTCYSTLHYCTFSLFGGLNLELVEERCSKYIELVSSFKQNSTSIALKIWKQFVLNLRGGAIDNYILIGDALNEEETLLYLQATHNDSLLAILYIAKTIILYLFKQYDGAVTNAALAKQHISSVGGTHYVSELNFYQSLAILAQYPQTNTQLEIMEENQKMLENWASFAPCNFQHKYDLVEAEKAKALGQNEKAMDLYERAIHGAIKQGYVQEEALACELAAEFHLGLGRQKIAKTYMTDAYYAYMRWGAVAKLKDLESRYPDLIYRTEAPNLNLMQSSNQFSTVSTATTVNNSTDSMLDLATVVKATQAISGEIQLDKLLASLIKISIENAGARKGFLLLPKGKKIAIEAVASVDTEEVVVRQSMPLESNQNLPLTVINYVLRTKSNVVLSDASTQGRFTSDSYIVRHKTKSILCQPIFNQGKFIAILYLENDLIVGAFTLDRLKILNIISTQAAISLENAILYENLATANRQLEDYSHKLEQRVEERTRQLKAKEARLAEAERLAHLGNWEFDLNADKITWSDEVFRIFGRHPEQLEPTFSEHQQLIHPDDWKLLNTAIESAIHKGKSYEIEFRIVRPDCIKYVVGKGQAIKNYEGKTIKLFGAIQDITDRKLAEEALRQSETQLREQAHQLHLTLHSLQQTQAQLIQSEKMSGLGQMVAGIAHEINNPINFIYGNVEYTCNYIQNLLDLIQIYQEEYPNPTAKVKKITEEIELDFIREDLPKILTSMSLGALRISEIVRSLRNFSRLDESAAKQVDIHSGIDSTLLLLQHRLHSPTCTKEEGQGKILEIEVNKEYGQLPLINCYPGELNQVFMNLLNNSIDALVEGYKKGYSQQPTISIRTYQINSERIAIAIADNGIGMNQPILSKIFEPFFTTKPVGSGTGLGLFISYQIVVEKHGGQLNCNSELGKGTEFVIEIPIHRF